ATGTTGTTAGATAGGCGCTGTATGGCCTCTACAAAAGTTTTGTTCTCGAATTTCTGAACCGCTTTAATTATGTCGCCACCTTCTCCCAGGGCATGGTCATACCAAACATTGGCCTGATCTTTAATACTTATTGAACCTGTCTTTTGATGGTCAAAACCAAAAAAGTATTCTTTTCCCTTTTTTCCATCATACCGAAGCGCCCCGATACTTTCAAGTTTAAAAAAGTAATCGAGTAAAGAAATTTCAGATTTAATCCTTACAGCCTTTGCGGTTAAAGCTGCATAGTCATTTTTGGTATTCATAATCTTTACATTTAAAGGTATCAATAATTTTGTTACGTGTAATCATTTTGTGTAATAGTTTTTTGTAATATCAAATAGCCAAAAAAAACCGACTATTGATCGGTTACAGCAGATTACAATTAAACGTTCGTTTTTCTGTAATAGTAAATATTGGTTTTGTTATATCCTCAAACATTAAATTCGTGATGTTCACTAAGCGGATTTGTCAGAATATTATCAGTTTTTGATACTTATCAAAAAAAGATACTTATCAAATTTTGATACATTTAAAATTTTCGTTATAATTGCAATGGATTAGGAATAGTCCTAATTGTAAATAGTTTAATGAGATCGGAAAGTATGAATACAAAAAATTTAAAAACGTAAATTATGAAAATCAAGTTTGTTGACGAGTATCTAGGTGTACTTGCAGAAAACAAAAATACTGGGAAGATGAAATATCCTGAAGAAGTTGAATTAGGTTTCAAAAAAAGGATTGCCCAGATTAAGCAGGCAAATGGAACACAAGATTTAAGAGCAATTAAATCTTTGCATTTTGAAAAGCTTAAAGAAAAAAGATATTTAGGCAAATACTCGATTAGAATAAATAAAGCTTTTAGGCTTATATTTTTGATAACCAAAGAGGAACGTCTTGAAGTAATGGAGATTGAAGAGATCAACAATCATTACGGATAATAACTAATCGCTTTGCGATTATTGATACTAACCCGCTATGCATTGGGCATAGCGGATTAACATACTACTAGATATGAACAATCAGGTCTTTAATAATAAAGGTGCTGAAATAGAGATTCAAGCTTTCCACCCCGGAGAGTTTTTATTAGAGGAAATCGAAGAGAGGGAAATCTTAAAAAAAGATCTAGCCCAAGCTTTAGAAATCTTACCTAATAACTTAAGCCTCCTTTTTGCGGGCAAGAGAAACATTTCCGCACAACTCGCACTAAAAATTGGTAAATTTTTGGGAACAAGCGCTGAATACTGGTACGGCATGCAAACAGCTTTTGATTTACATAAAGCTAGATTGGAAGAACAACAAAAAGAATACGCTTAGTAAAGAGTCCACAAAAAAATGGACTCTTTACACATTTAATGTATTACCCATCCTGACTATAACTACTTAGGAATGAATCAAGGACAGCTGCTAAGAAGAAAATTATTTGATAAATATTCCGCAAACCTTCATCTATTGCATGACAACGGGTTATTACCACACTTAGATTTACCTCATAACCAAACTTTTATCTGTCCAGTATGCTTAAATCCATTTTCAGTGGATGACCTAGATACTACAAAGGAAAACCACCTTACCCTCGAAGACGTTCCTCCTAAATCCTTGGGGGGCAAACCAACAATCCTTACTTGTAAGGTATGCAACAATACAGCCGGACAGCAGATTGATGTACAACTTTTCAACAGAATGTTTGATATTGACAAGCACAAGTTCATTCCTGGAAGCAATTTCCACGCAAGATTTTCACAGAATGGACAAACAACCCAAGGCGAGGTAACGGTACATGATGACGGAACCATAAAGGTCAAACAATCCTATAAGCATAACAAAAAAGACAAACTGGACAATTTTGTTAGTGCCATATCGCCCTCAGAAGGAAATCCTTTGATGAACATTGAATTTTATCCGACCAAATTTAGCTTTAAACGGCTTGAGGTAGCACTTTTAAAATCTGCATATCTTCAATGCTTCGAAAAATATGGTTATGCATTTATTACAGATCCGATCTTTGATCAAGTAAGGGGACAAATCAAGAATCCAGATGCTGACATATATCCAACTAAAGCATGGTTTTTAGGCCCGTTCAAAGAAGAAAACGAAGGTTCTCATTTCGTTTCTAATCCCGCGCTAGAATGTGTTATGAGTATTTTTACACTAAAAAGTTTAAGTAAGCGAACTTTTGGTGTGGTTTTGCCTATTAAAGATCCCGAAGCAATCAAAGTGGTAGCAGCCTTTCATGCAAGTATTGCGCTAGATTTAGATCAGACTGCTGAATTTCATCGTTTTGACCACCCGGAAGGTTATATTGCTAACTTGGAAAATATAAAGGAAGTGTTAACCTTTATCGAAAAACTTAAAGCTCAATAAATCAATCTGTTCAATATAAATCAGATTTATTATTACCAAAAGGCAATTTGTGTGTAATCCATATTATTTCTAAACCCTTACATAGCTTAAATTTTATACATCTCACGCAAAGTTATAAAAAAGGAAAATTTGAACAGTGTTTAAAACAGTTGTTCAAATTTTAAAAAAAAGTTTTACCTTTGCTGAGATGAATAACTCGGACATAAAGATTGACAAAAAAGTGAAGGACTCTTCAACTGAAGAAAAGATCCTCATTGCAGCGAGGAAAATTTTTACGCAAAGGGGATACGAAGGTACCAAATTGAGAGATATCGCTGCTGAGGCTGATATCAATTTATCTCTCGTCAATTATTATTTCCGAAGTAAGGAAAAGTTATTTGAACAAATTATGACTGAGAATATTAATAGCTTATTTGACAAAGTTTTTCCAGTCCTAAATGATGAAAAAACGTCTCTGGAAGATAAATTTTCCTTTATTGCAGAGCACTATATTTCCCTTTTATTAGAAAACCCTGATCTTCCTAAGTTTATTGTTAGTGAACTTTTGTCCGGCTCAAATAAGATACCTGCAATTGTTTCAAAGCGTGAAAAAGTATTAAATTCATCCTTCGTTAAACAAATGTTCAGCTTAGTAGAAAAAAACAAAAAAACAGTGCATCCGGTAAATATCTTAATGAATTTATTAGCTTTAATTATTTTTCCATTTCAAGTACAGAATGTTATTTCCCTACTTGGAATTCAAAGAGAAGAATTTATAGAGATTATGGAAGATCGTAAGAAAATGATCCCTATATGGCTTAATGCTATCGTAGCAAGCTAAAATTTTTTTGGCCTAAAATTGAACAACTTTTTAAAACAAGTTTATAATCACACGAATGGAAATTGAACAACTTTTTAAAACAAAAAAACAATTCACCAGTATGCGAAACTATATTTTAATACCACTTATCATTTTAATTACACATTTTAAAGGAGAAGCACAGGAGAAGCTCACTTTGGAGGATTGTTACCAACTTTCAAGAGCAAACTACCCTGCTGTTCAAAAAATGGATCTTATCACTAAGTCTGCGCAATTTACCCTGCAGAATGCAAACAAACGTTACCTTCCTCAGGTATCTTTCTCCGGTCAAGCATCTTATCAGTCACAGACAATAAGCTTTCCGCAAGCCTTAAATGGCATTCCTGGCGCAACGTTACCTACAATCAGCAAAGACCAATATAAAATCCAGGGTGATGTTAGTCAGACTATATTTGATGGGGGGAGCATCCATTATGAAAAAGAGGTGACCAAGGCAAACGCCGAACTTCAAAAGCAGAATGTCGAGGTTAACCTGTACACGTTAAAAGACAGGATCAATAGCATTTTTTTTTCCATCCTTTTAATCGATGCACAATTAAAACAAAACGAGCTTAATAAGGCAAATCTACAAACTCAGGCACAGAAAACACAGGCATCCTATAATAATGGCGTAGCATTCAAAAGCAACGTCGATGAATTAAATGCTGAAGTGTCCGGTACCGATATGAGCAGCATTGAGTATGCAGCAAATAAAACAGCTTATCTAAAAATGCTATCCTTGCTCATTGGTAAAGAGGTGACTTCTTCCCAATACCTTATAATGCCTTCACCCGTTGTGGCTACCAGCGAAATTAAACGCCCGGAATTAAAGGCATACGAGTTGCAAAAGTCAGTTTACGATGCACAGGAAAAACAATTAAGGTCATCCTATCTGCCCCAATTCAGTGCATTTTTTCAGGGCGCTTACGGCAGGCCTACGCTTAATATTATTGAGAACCAATTTGGCTCCTGGTATGTCACCGGCTTGCGCATGAGCTGGTCGCTGAGTAGTCTTTATACCTTGGGTAACCAGAAAAAAATACTGGATCTGAACCGCCGGTCGGTTGATGCTGATCAGCAGACTTTCCTGTTAAATACCAAACTTGATGTGACACAGCAGGATGAACAAGTAAACAAATACACCCTGTTGATCCGCGAAGATGAAAAATCGGTTGCCTTAAGGGAATCGGTTACCAGATCTGCACAGGCGCAACTGGCAAATGGCGTGATCACTACACATGAATATATCCAACAAGTTAATGCAGAGAATGCGGCAAAGGAAAATTTACTTATGCACCGCATTCAGCTATTACAGGCACAATATACCAGAAATACTAAATCAGGAAATTAAAATCAGAAACCAACAGATATGAAACCATTAATATTATTTGTTTCCGCTGCTATACTTTTAAGTTCATGCAGTCATAAAGACGACTTTGACGCTTCAGGTAATTTTGAAGCGGATGAAGTGATCGTTTCTGCTCAGCAGAATGGGCAGTTATTATCTTTTATTGCAGAAGAAGGCAAAATGCTGAAAGCTGGTGATAAAGTAGGTCAGATTGATGTGAAGACCGCTGTGCTTCAAAAAGAACAAACGGAAGCATCCATTGCTGCATTAAAGGAAAAAACCACTAACCCTCAGGATCAGGCTGAACTGGTTAGGAGGCAGCTTGCCGTACAGGAAGCTCAGCTTGATCAACAATTGCGAGAGCGTGAGCGTACCGCTAATCTAGTAAAAGCGGATGCCGCTACCCGTAAACAATTGGATGATGCGAATTCTGCAGTTGATCAGTTACGCAGACAGATCAGCGTAACCCGCCAGCAACTCAAATTAAACACTTCCAATATTTCAACTCAAAACCGTGGTGTGCTAAGCGAGAAAGCGCCATTGGAGAAATCAGCAGCACAATACCAGGAACAGATCAACAAAGGTCAGGTTATTAATCCGCTTACCGGCGTAGTACTGGTTAAATATGCCTTGCCGGGAGAGATAGAGACAATAGGTAAACCGCTTTACAAAATAGCTAACACAGACACACTTACATTAAGGGCTTACGTTACCGGCACACAGTTACCACAGATCAAAAATGGGCAACGTACTACCGTGCGCATCGACCAGGGTGAAAAGAATTATAAAAACTATGAAGGTCAGATCACCTGGATATCCGATAAATCAGAATTTTCTCCAAAAACCATCCAGACAAAAGATGAGCGGGCTAACCTGGTTTACGCCATTAAAGTACGGGTCAAGAATGATGGGTACCTGAAAATCGGTATGTATGGGGAACTGATATTTAAATAACACCAGCACAAGATTAATTATATGGCATCATTCAAACAAAAAATAGCGCGTTATTTATACCCGCTGATTCTTAGACTTGGAAGAAAGGGAAAAAACGGGACAATTCTAAGTAATGAAGGAAATGTACCGCCCAAAAAACCATTCCCTTTGGAACAGATCATATTTAGCAATGGCAGCAAACCCGATTTAATGTCTTATTCAGGAAAAATGATCCTAGTCGTAAATACGGCTTCAAATTGCGGTTATACCGGACAGTATGCCGAGCTGCAGACCTTACATGAAGGATTTAGCCAAAAACTTGTCATCCTAGGCTTTCCTTCCAACGACTTTAAAGAACAGGAAAAAGCAAATGATCAGGAAATTGCTCAGTTCTGCCAGGTGAATTATGGGGTTACTTTTCCTATCCTAAAAAAAGCTGTAGTAGTACCACATAGTGATCAGCATCCAGTGTTCAAATGGCTTACCAGCAGCACACTAAATGGATGGAATGACCACGCACCGGACTGGAACTTTAGCAAATACCTTCTAGATGAGAAAGGAAATCTGATCCACTACTTTGGCCCTTCAGTTTCCCCTTTAGATGATGTTTTTATAAATGCCATTGGTTTAAAGAATAAATGAAATGGCATCAATCGAGTTAAAAAATATCAGCATAACCTATAATAAAGGTGAAGTCAAGGCGGTAAACGATGTTTCTTTTGAGGTGCAACAAGGTGAACTGTTCGGGCTGATTGGACCTGATGGTGCTGGGAAAACTTCAATCTTTCGCATTCTTACGACATTGCTGCTGGCCGATAGCGGATCGGCATCCGTTGAAGGGTCAGATGTAATAAAAGATTATCAGAGTATCCGTAATAAGGTAGGATATATGCCGGGACGCTTTTCCCTATATCAGGATCTGACCGTGCAGGAAAACCTTAATTTTTTCGCCACGCTGTTCGGCACGACCATAGAGGCGAATTATGACCTGATCAAAGATATTTACGATCAGATCAAGCCTTTCAGCAATAGGCGGGCAGGCAAACTCTCCGGAGGTATGAAGCAAAAGCTGGCTTTGTGCTGCGCACTGATCCATAAACCTACAGTGCTATTTCTGGACGAACCAACAACTGGTGTAGACGTAGTTTCCCGTAAAGAGTTCTGGGAAATGCTGGCCAAATTAAAACAGCAAAACATTAGCATCCTGGTATCTACCCCATATATGGATGAAGCCAAACTTTGCGACCGTATTGCGCTGATCCAGGATGGAAAACTGATGTCCGTTGATAAGCCAGAGAATATTGTAAAAAGCTTTCCCAAAGCGTTGTTTGCGGTTAAGGCAAATAACATCTACGCTTTATTGCAGGGCTTAAGGAACGATGCCTTAGTAGAAAGTTGCTATGCGTTCGGAGAATTTATGCACCTGACTTTAGAAAGCGATGAAGGCAACGAGGAAAGCGTGAAAGAGATAGCTGCGCAATACCAGAATGAGGGCTTGGAGATAAAACAAATTACACCAACCATCGAAGATAGTTTTATCCGCATGATGCGGGAACAACAAGGTGATAAAGACATGATTAAACCTCTAGCAGATGAGCGAAAAAGCAATTGAGTGCAAAGAACTGAGCAAACAGTTCGGGGATTTTAAAGCAGTGGACCAAATTACCTTTGATGTTAATCAGGGTGAAATATTCGGGTTTCTGGGCGCAAACGGAGCTGGCAAAACAACTGCGATGCGTATGCTCTGTGGCCTTTCCTACCCTACTTCGGGTGAAGCTCAGGTAGCAGGCTTTGATGTTTATAAGCAGCAGGAGCAGATCAAGAAGAATATTGGCTATATGAGCCAAAAATTCTCACTATATGATAACCTCACGATCCTGGAAAATATTGAGTTTTATGGTGGGGTTTACGGGGTATCAAGGCCTGACATCAAGATCCGTAGCAATGAACTTGTAGCTACCCTGGGACTTGAAAAAGAGGCTAAAAAACTAGTTGGTGAGCTGCCCCTTGGCTGGAAGCAAAAACTGGCATTTTCCGTTGCCATCTTTCATCGCCCTAAAATCGTTTTTCTGGATGAGCCTACCGGTGGGGTTGATCCCATTACCAGGCGGCAATTTTGGGACATGATCTATGCAGCCGCGGCAACAGGAATAACCATATTTGTAACTACCCATTATATGGATGAAGCGGAATACTGCAACCGCATTACTGTAATGGTGGATGGAAAGGTCGAAGCTTTAGACACCCCTACTAAGCTAAAAGCGCAATTTAATACCCATTCCATGGATGACGTTTTTTACCAACTGGCACGACGTGCCAAAAGATCAGGAGATTAAATGAAACAATTACTGGTATTTATAAGAAAAGAATTCTATCATGTATTCCGCGACCGCCGGACACTATTGATCCTATTTGGGATGCCGGTTGCACAGATTCTGCTGTTTGGTTTTGCGCTGAGCAGTGAGGTGAAGAACATCGGGATTACGGTACTGGACAATGCGCACGACATCAATTCCGGTCAGATCGTAAATAAGGTGATTACCAGCAGTTATTTTAAAATGCAGGCACCCGCCCGTAGTTATACCGATATCGAACGTATGTTCAAAGATGGCAGCGTTAAATGCGCTTTGATTTTCCCACCTAATTTTGGTTCCGACCTTTATCATACCGGAAAAGCCCAGGTTCAGATCATAGCTGATGCCGCTGACCCCAATACTGCAACAACCTTAACCAATTATCTAACTGCCATTATAGGAAATTATCAGCAACAATTAAATCCTGGTGCAAAAGTTCCCTACCAAATCATACCCGAAATTCGCCAGCTTTACAATGAAGAACAAAATGGCTCGCTGAACTTCATTCCCGGGGTAATCGCGTTGATTTTCATGATTGTAAGTACTGCCTTAACCTCAGTGGCGGTTGTGCGTGAAAAAGAAATGGGTACCATGGAAATCTTATTGGTATCACCTTTCAAGCCCATCATGGTACTGGTTGCAAAGGCAGTGCCCTACCTTGCCTTGTCCTTGATAAATCTGGTTATTATTTTATTAATGTCGGTCTTTCTGTTGGATGTACAGATCAGAGGTAGCCTTATCCTATTATTCGCAGAAAGTATTTTATTTATTATCACCTGTCTTTCGCTTGGACTATTAATATCTAATGTCACCAATTCCCAGCAAACGGCCATGCTTATCTCCATGATGGGATTGATGCTTCCCACGATGTTGCTTACCGGTTTTATGTTTCCTTTAGAGAATATGCCGTGGATCTTCCAGGCAGTATCCCATATCATACCGTCAAGGTACTATTATATTATTGTAAAAGCAGTTATGTTAAAGGGCCTTGGCTTCAGTTATGTTTGGAAAGAAACACTGATCCTGATCGGAATGACCGGTGCTTTATTAGGGCTCGCTTTAAAAAACTTTAAGATCCGCTTATCATGAAGACTTTAAGATTTATCCTGCAAAAAGAATTCAGGCAAATATCCCGGGACAAGACCATATTAGCCATGATGTTTTTCATGCCTGTCTTTCAGCTTATCATTATGCCCCTGGCGGCTAATTTTGAGGTAAAGAACATCAATGTAGCATATGTTGATCATGATCATAGCAGTTACTCCCAGAAGCTCGTAAATAAGATAGCCTCATCCGGTTATTTCCGGATCATAGATGCGCCTTTATCCTATCAAAGTGGTTTAAATCTGATTGAAGATGGCGCTGCTGATTTAGTGCTGGAAATTCCGTCGGGCTTTGAGCGGAACCTTATCAGGGAAGGCAGTCAGAAAGTGAACCTTTCAGTCGATGCAATTAATGGTACCAAATCAGCTATTGGAGGCGGATACCTACTGGCGGTGATCGCGGACTTTAATACCAGTCTTGATGTAAATATCAAAACACCCAACAGTACAGTAGCTCCTATGCAAACTATTGCTGTAACCAGCAAGAACTGGTTTAACCCGCGTGCCGAATATAAATATTATATGGTGCCGGGCATATTAGTGCTTCTACTAACCCTAATTGGCGGTTTTATAACTGCTCTTAACATTGTACGAGAGAAAGAGATCGGCACCATTGAACAGATCAATGTGACACCTATTAAAAAGTGGGAATTTATTGTAGGTAAATTGGTGCCATTCTGGATAGTGGGCATGATCGTATTTACCCTTGGACTGATCGTCATGTATGTAGTCTATGGCATCTTCCCGGCAGGCAGTTTATTGGTATTATACCTGTTCGCGGCTGTATACCTGATCGCCCTACTCGGTTTGGGACTATTGATTTCCACTTTCGCCGATACGCAGTTACAGGCAATGTTTATCGCATTCTTTTTTATGATGGTCTTTATGCTTATGAGTGGTCTTTTTACCAGTACCGATAGTATGCCTGGATGGGCAAAGCAACTGTCCAACTTCACCCCGGTTACACATTTCATCACAGTTGTCAGGCTGATTGTTCTTAAAGGCAGCGGAATGGCCGATGTTAAATGGGAGTTTCTGTATCTGATTGGATTTGCTATCGCCCTAAATTCTTTGGCAATTTTGAACTACAAAAAGACAAATTAGGTATGAATCGTATTCATTTAATTCACAGTCATATATCTAGGGTGACGCTCGGAATTTTCCTAACGTTTGCTTCACTTGGAGCGAATGCTCAGTATTTGGTAACCAAAGATTCTGTAGCACTTATTCTTAGCAAATCACCTGCCTTTTCCATTTATAAAGACAATTATCTCCTTACAGGAACAGCTTTAAATGAAAAACCTTCTAAATATAATTCAGATGTGAAATTTCAGTTTAGCTTCAAACAAAGACTTTTAAACAAACCGCTGGTCGCGGGAGCCTACTTTTATTTAACCTATACTCAAAAATCATTTTGGGACATTTACCGATCCTCCAGCCCATTTGAGGAAACTAATTATAATCCCGCCCTGCAATTAATCCGTCCGATTTTTAAAAATAATTCATTGAGCGGCGTTTTCTCCTTAAGCCTTGAACATGAATCTAATGGTCGTGACAGTATCAATTCGCGAAGTTGGAATTATGCAGGCTTAACTTACGCGCATATTTTTTCACCCTCTATCACCGGCTCATTAAAAGTTGTTTTACCATTCGCCATTGATGATAATCCGGACATTGCCCGTTATGTCGGTTATTCGGAAGCCCAATTCAGCTGGACAATCAAAAAAGACAAGCTCTTATTCGATGTTTTGGGAAGGAAGGGTTCTAAATGGGATACCAAGGGAAGCCTGATGACTGGATTAAGCTTCAAACCTCGTAAAAATGCAAACCAATATCTAATGCTCCAATGGTGGCAGGGATATGCAGAAAGTCTGATCGATTACAGGATCAGCCGAAGCATGCTACGCTTTGGTATTGTGATCAAACCTACACTCCTTCGATTTTATTAAAATTAATCTGACCAATAACTATAATATGCAAGATATTAAAACATCATTCAATTTTGAAAAGCCTATTGCTGATCTGGTTCATCAAATTGAAAAAATAAACCAGGTTGCCCAAAAGACCGGGATAGATATGTCGGCCACTTTAGATGATCTTAATCAAAAATTGGAGGATACGCGCCACAATATTTATCAAAACCTATCTGGTTGGAATGAGGTGCAAATGAGCCGCCATCCTGAAAGGCCCCAGACTCTTGATTACATCAATATGGTTTTTGAAGACTTCATAGAATTACATGGCGATAGATATGTAAAGGATGACAGGGCAATTATTGGAGGCTTTGCAACCCTTAATGGCCTAACGGTCATGGTTATTGGCCATCAAAAAGGAAGAAATACGAAAGAGCGGCAACATCATAATTTCGGAATGGCTAATCCTGAGGGTTACAGGAAAGCGCTTCGGTTAATGCGTTTGGCAGAAAAATTTAATAAGCCGGTTATTACATTGATCGATACAATGGGAGCCTATCCAGGGATTGAAGCAGAAGAGCGAGGGCAAGGTGAATCTATAGCAAGAAATATTTACGAAATGTCCATTTTGCGAACGCCCATTATATGTGTTGTGATTGGTGAAGGGGCGTCTGGGGGAGCGATAGGGATCGGTATTGGTGACAGGGTATATATGCTTGAGCACTCCTGGTATTCTGTAATCTCGCCAGAATCCTGTTCATCTATTCTATATAGAAGCTGGGATCAGAAAGAAAAGGCAGCTGAAATCCTTAAATTAACTTCTAAAGACATGTTTAATAATAAACTGATTGATGGAGTAATTCCCGAACCTCTGGGGGGTGCGCACCAGGATCACGCTCAAATGGGTCGTACGCTAAAAGAATACCTTATTAGGGACATTGAACACTTAAATACAATCGAAACAGATCTCCTGGTACAACAACGAATTGATAAGTTCTGTGCGATGGGAATAGTAAACGAATAATAATTAACTTAAATAATCAGATATGGTACAAACAGAAGTTTTAATAATTGGCGCAGGTCCAACGGGACTTGCGCTTGCAATATGGTTAACCAAACAAGGCACTAAAGTGCGGATAATCGACAAAAGCAGTGGACCCGGTGAAACCTCTCGTGCCATGGCCGTTCAGGCGCGCACTTTGGAATTTTATCGTCAGATGGACATGGCTGATGAAGTGGTAGCTGCTGGGTATAAAACCCCGGCCATGAATATGTGGGCACGTGGAAAACGTCAGGCCCATATTAAACTGTTGGATGCCGGAGGTGATATTTCTCCATACCCTTTCGTACTTGTTTATCCTCAGGATCGCCACGAAAAGACTCTAGTGGAGCGGCTAAGACTACTTAACGTTGAAGTAGAGCGCCAGACAGAATTTATATCATTCCAGGACAAAGGAGATTATGTCACTGCGGTTTTGAAGCATCAGGATGGCCAGGAAGAAACCTGCGAAGCTAAATATCTTGCAGCTTGTGATGGTGCACGTTCACCCATCCGTCACCAGATCGGCAGTGGGTTTGAAGGCGGTACATATAAACAATTGTTTTATGTTGCAGATGTTACAGCTAGTGGAGTTGATCCAGCAGGAGAAGCTCAATTTGCATTTGATAAGTCGGAATTTGTTTTATTGATGCCTTACACATCAACCAATCAATACCGGATAATCGGTATAGTTCGTGATGAACGTGCAGAGCATCCCGAAAACTTGACATTTGAAGATGTAGGACACGAAGCAATTAATGGACTTCATATTACAATCGATAAGGTAAACTGGTTTTCTACTTATAGGGTTCATCATCGCGTCACAGATAATTTCCGCAGTGGTCGTGCATTTTTACTCGGCGATGCAGCGCACGTACATAGTCCTGCAGGTGGTCAGGGTATGAATACCGGCATCATGGATGCGATTAACCTTGCGTGGAAACTTACAGCCGTTTTGAAAGGACAAGCGCCGGATAGTTTGCTTGACAGTTATGAACAAGAACGTCAGGCGTTTGCTCATAAATTGGTGGAGACAACAGATCGTTTATTCACCTTTGCTACTGCCGAAGGTGGTTTCGCGGATTTCGTAAGAAATCGTATTGCGCCCATTTTTATGAGTTTGGCTTATAGAATTGAAAACGTACGTGAATATATGTTTCGCATCGTTTCGCAAACTACACTTAGTTATCATGAAAGCCCATTAAGTTCCGGAAAAGCAGGAACTGTTCAGGGTGGCGATCGCCTGCCATGGGCACCAGTTTCAGGCGCAGATAATTATGAGTCTCTTAAACAAATCTGCTGGCAGGTGCATATTTATGGA
This window of the Mucilaginibacter sp. PAMB04168 genome carries:
- a CDS encoding HlyD family efflux transporter periplasmic adaptor subunit; its protein translation is MKPLILFVSAAILLSSCSHKDDFDASGNFEADEVIVSAQQNGQLLSFIAEEGKMLKAGDKVGQIDVKTAVLQKEQTEASIAALKEKTTNPQDQAELVRRQLAVQEAQLDQQLRERERTANLVKADAATRKQLDDANSAVDQLRRQISVTRQQLKLNTSNISTQNRGVLSEKAPLEKSAAQYQEQINKGQVINPLTGVVLVKYALPGEIETIGKPLYKIANTDTLTLRAYVTGTQLPQIKNGQRTTVRIDQGEKNYKNYEGQITWISDKSEFSPKTIQTKDERANLVYAIKVRVKNDGYLKIGMYGELIFK
- a CDS encoding ABC transporter permease encodes the protein MKQLLVFIRKEFYHVFRDRRTLLILFGMPVAQILLFGFALSSEVKNIGITVLDNAHDINSGQIVNKVITSSYFKMQAPARSYTDIERMFKDGSVKCALIFPPNFGSDLYHTGKAQVQIIADAADPNTATTLTNYLTAIIGNYQQQLNPGAKVPYQIIPEIRQLYNEEQNGSLNFIPGVIALIFMIVSTALTSVAVVREKEMGTMEILLVSPFKPIMVLVAKAVPYLALSLINLVIILLMSVFLLDVQIRGSLILLFAESILFIITCLSLGLLISNVTNSQQTAMLISMMGLMLPTMLLTGFMFPLENMPWIFQAVSHIIPSRYYYIIVKAVMLKGLGFSYVWKETLILIGMTGALLGLALKNFKIRLS
- a CDS encoding ABC transporter ATP-binding protein, with the protein product MASIELKNISITYNKGEVKAVNDVSFEVQQGELFGLIGPDGAGKTSIFRILTTLLLADSGSASVEGSDVIKDYQSIRNKVGYMPGRFSLYQDLTVQENLNFFATLFGTTIEANYDLIKDIYDQIKPFSNRRAGKLSGGMKQKLALCCALIHKPTVLFLDEPTTGVDVVSRKEFWEMLAKLKQQNISILVSTPYMDEAKLCDRIALIQDGKLMSVDKPENIVKSFPKALFAVKANNIYALLQGLRNDALVESCYAFGEFMHLTLESDEGNEESVKEIAAQYQNEGLEIKQITPTIEDSFIRMMREQQGDKDMIKPLADERKSN
- a CDS encoding glutathione peroxidase, with translation MASFKQKIARYLYPLILRLGRKGKNGTILSNEGNVPPKKPFPLEQIIFSNGSKPDLMSYSGKMILVVNTASNCGYTGQYAELQTLHEGFSQKLVILGFPSNDFKEQEKANDQEIAQFCQVNYGVTFPILKKAVVVPHSDQHPVFKWLTSSTLNGWNDHAPDWNFSKYLLDEKGNLIHYFGPSVSPLDDVFINAIGLKNK
- a CDS encoding HigA family addiction module antitoxin; amino-acid sequence: MNNQVFNNKGAEIEIQAFHPGEFLLEEIEEREILKKDLAQALEILPNNLSLLFAGKRNISAQLALKIGKFLGTSAEYWYGMQTAFDLHKARLEEQQKEYA
- a CDS encoding type II toxin-antitoxin system RelE/ParE family toxin, yielding MKIKFVDEYLGVLAENKNTGKMKYPEEVELGFKKRIAQIKQANGTQDLRAIKSLHFEKLKEKRYLGKYSIRINKAFRLIFLITKEERLEVMEIEEINNHYG
- a CDS encoding ABC transporter ATP-binding protein, with the translated sequence MSEKAIECKELSKQFGDFKAVDQITFDVNQGEIFGFLGANGAGKTTAMRMLCGLSYPTSGEAQVAGFDVYKQQEQIKKNIGYMSQKFSLYDNLTILENIEFYGGVYGVSRPDIKIRSNELVATLGLEKEAKKLVGELPLGWKQKLAFSVAIFHRPKIVFLDEPTGGVDPITRRQFWDMIYAAAATGITIFVTTHYMDEAEYCNRITVMVDGKVEALDTPTKLKAQFNTHSMDDVFYQLARRAKRSGD
- a CDS encoding TolC family protein, translated to MRNYILIPLIILITHFKGEAQEKLTLEDCYQLSRANYPAVQKMDLITKSAQFTLQNANKRYLPQVSFSGQASYQSQTISFPQALNGIPGATLPTISKDQYKIQGDVSQTIFDGGSIHYEKEVTKANAELQKQNVEVNLYTLKDRINSIFFSILLIDAQLKQNELNKANLQTQAQKTQASYNNGVAFKSNVDELNAEVSGTDMSSIEYAANKTAYLKMLSLLIGKEVTSSQYLIMPSPVVATSEIKRPELKAYELQKSVYDAQEKQLRSSYLPQFSAFFQGAYGRPTLNIIENQFGSWYVTGLRMSWSLSSLYTLGNQKKILDLNRRSVDADQQTFLLNTKLDVTQQDEQVNKYTLLIREDEKSVALRESVTRSAQAQLANGVITTHEYIQQVNAENAAKENLLMHRIQLLQAQYTRNTKSGN
- a CDS encoding TetR family transcriptional regulator — translated: MFKTVVQILKKSFTFAEMNNSDIKIDKKVKDSSTEEKILIAARKIFTQRGYEGTKLRDIAAEADINLSLVNYYFRSKEKLFEQIMTENINSLFDKVFPVLNDEKTSLEDKFSFIAEHYISLLLENPDLPKFIVSELLSGSNKIPAIVSKREKVLNSSFVKQMFSLVEKNKKTVHPVNILMNLLALIIFPFQVQNVISLLGIQREEFIEIMEDRKKMIPIWLNAIVAS